A DNA window from Streptococcus sp. LPB0220 contains the following coding sequences:
- the ilvN gene encoding acetolactate synthase small subunit — protein sequence MRRMLTAKLQNRSGVLNRFTGVLSRRQVNIESISVGATENPNVSRITIIIDVASHDEVEQIIKQLNRQVDVIRVRDITDKPHLEREVILVKVSAPAEKRAEILAIIQPFRATVVDVAPSSITVQMTGNAEKSEALIRVIRPYGIKNIARTGATGFTRD from the coding sequence ATGCGTAGAATGTTAACAGCCAAACTTCAAAACCGCTCAGGTGTTCTGAACCGCTTTACTGGAGTCTTGTCGAGACGTCAAGTCAATATCGAAAGCATCTCTGTTGGCGCAACAGAAAACCCTAATGTATCGCGGATTACCATTATCATTGATGTTGCTTCGCATGATGAAGTAGAGCAAATCATCAAACAGCTCAACCGCCAAGTGGATGTGATCCGTGTCCGGGATATCACTGATAAACCACACTTGGAGCGCGAAGTGATCCTGGTGAAAGTTTCTGCACCTGCTGAGAAGCGAGCAGAAATCTTGGCCATTATTCAACCTTTCCGTGCGACCGTGGTCGATGTAGCCCCAAGCTCTATCACCGTTCAAATGACGGGAAATGCAGAAAAGAGCGAAGCCCTCATTCGTGTTATTCGACCTTATGGGATTAAAAACATCGCCCGCACCGGTGCAACCGGATTTACTCGAGATTAA
- a CDS encoding acetolactate synthase large subunit, which produces MEKITLETAKTGSELVLETLRDLGIDTIFGYPGGAVLPLYDAIYSFEGIQHILGRHEQGCLHEAEGYAKSTGKLGVAVVTSGPGATNAITGIADAMSDSVPLLVFTGQVNRAGIGKDAFQEADIVGITMPITKYNYQVRETADIPRIITEAVHIATTGRPGPVVIDLPKDVSALETDFIYEPSVKLPSYQPTIEPNELQIKKILKQLSKAKKPVLLAGGGVSYAGAAKELIALAERYQIPVVTSLLGQGTIATSHPLFLGMGGMHGSFAANIAMTETDFMISVGCRFDDRLTGNPKTFAKNAKVAHIDIDPAEIGKIIAVDIPVVGDAKKALQQLLAEPTVHNNTEKWIEKVTQDKNRVRSYDKKERVVQPQAVIERIGELTKGDAIVVTDVGQHQMWAAQYYPYQNERQLVTSGGLGTMGFGVPAAIGAKIANPDKEVVLFVGDGGFQMTNQELAILNIYKVPIKVVMLNNHSLGMVRQWQEAFYDGRTSESVFDSLPDFQLMAQAYGIKNYKFDNPDTLEKDLEVITEDVPMFIEVDISRKEHVLPMVPAGKSNHEMLGVKFNA; this is translated from the coding sequence ATGGAGAAAATTACCTTAGAAACTGCAAAAACCGGTTCAGAGCTCGTTCTTGAAACCCTGCGTGATTTGGGCATTGACACGATTTTTGGTTATCCTGGTGGAGCCGTTTTGCCTTTATACGATGCCATCTATAGCTTTGAGGGTATCCAGCATATCTTGGGTCGTCATGAACAAGGATGCTTGCATGAGGCTGAAGGCTACGCTAAATCAACTGGAAAGCTGGGTGTCGCAGTCGTCACTAGTGGACCGGGGGCGACCAATGCCATTACAGGGATTGCAGATGCCATGAGCGATAGCGTTCCCTTATTAGTCTTCACTGGTCAAGTCAATCGTGCTGGGATCGGGAAAGACGCCTTCCAAGAAGCAGATATTGTGGGAATTACCATGCCCATCACCAAGTACAACTATCAAGTACGTGAGACGGCAGATATTCCGCGAATTATCACAGAAGCTGTCCATATTGCGACGACCGGCCGTCCTGGCCCTGTGGTAATTGACCTTCCAAAGGATGTGTCTGCTTTAGAGACAGATTTCATCTATGAACCAAGTGTGAAGCTTCCAAGCTACCAGCCTACCATTGAACCCAATGAATTGCAGATCAAAAAGATTTTGAAGCAATTGAGTAAGGCTAAAAAACCAGTTCTTCTTGCTGGTGGTGGGGTGAGTTACGCTGGAGCTGCAAAAGAGTTGATTGCTCTAGCAGAGCGCTATCAGATTCCAGTAGTGACCAGTCTTTTAGGTCAAGGAACGATTGCGACCAGTCATCCTCTTTTCCTAGGAATGGGAGGAATGCATGGATCCTTCGCGGCCAATATCGCTATGACAGAGACAGATTTCATGATCAGTGTTGGTTGTCGATTTGACGACCGTTTGACAGGGAATCCAAAGACTTTCGCTAAAAATGCTAAGGTTGCCCATATCGACATTGATCCTGCAGAGATTGGGAAGATCATTGCTGTCGACATTCCTGTGGTTGGCGATGCAAAGAAAGCCTTGCAACAGTTGCTAGCAGAGCCAACGGTTCATAATAACACTGAAAAGTGGATCGAAAAGGTGACCCAAGATAAGAACCGGGTTCGTTCTTACGATAAGAAGGAACGGGTTGTGCAACCACAAGCTGTGATTGAACGCATTGGAGAGTTGACCAAGGGAGACGCTATTGTCGTCACAGACGTTGGACAACACCAAATGTGGGCAGCTCAATACTATCCTTACCAAAATGAGCGCCAATTGGTAACATCTGGTGGTCTAGGAACGATGGGATTCGGTGTTCCTGCAGCTATCGGAGCGAAAATTGCCAATCCAGATAAAGAAGTTGTTCTCTTTGTCGGAGATGGTGGTTTCCAAATGACCAATCAAGAATTGGCAATCTTAAATATTTATAAGGTTCCGATCAAGGTCGTTATGCTCAACAACCACTCGCTTGGAATGGTCCGTCAATGGCAAGAAGCCTTCTATGATGGTCGGACGTCAGAGTCAGTCTTTGATAGCCTTCCAGATTTCCAATTGATGGCGCAAGCCTACGGGATCAAGAATTATAAATTTGATAATCCTGATACTCTGGAGAAGGATTTGGAAGTCATCACAGAAGATGTACCAATGTTCATCGAAGTAGACATTTCTCGGAAAGAGCATGTCTTGCCGATGGTACCAGCTGGTAAGAGTAATCATGAGATGTTAGGGGTGAAGTTTAATGCGTAG